From the genome of Oscillatoria sp. FACHB-1407, one region includes:
- a CDS encoding Uma2 family endonuclease, translating to MVTTTRLTFEEYLTYSDGTDTRYELVQGELVPMSLGEGQHGAIAEFLNDVFRAEIKRLGREWTSKQMTVGIRSPRGGRWDTSRIPDVMVISLEQWRNLRTREAVIELNEPAPFLVVEVVIETTKTVDYRAKRLEYNVREIPEYVVVDPLSSKITVFNSIEGLYEATEFLGGDRVQLQTFPELSLTVEQVLEAE from the coding sequence ATGGTTACTACAACACGCCTCACCTTTGAAGAATATTTGACTTACAGCGACGGTACAGATACTCGTTATGAGTTGGTGCAGGGTGAGCTAGTTCCTATGAGTTTGGGAGAGGGACAACACGGAGCGATCGCAGAGTTTTTGAACGATGTCTTTCGCGCTGAAATTAAGCGATTGGGAAGGGAATGGACATCTAAACAGATGACAGTGGGTATTCGATCGCCTCGTGGGGGGCGTTGGGATACCTCTCGCATCCCTGATGTAATGGTGATCTCTCTAGAACAGTGGCGCAATCTGAGAACCCGTGAAGCCGTGATTGAGTTGAATGAGCCTGCTCCCTTTTTGGTTGTAGAGGTGGTTATTGAAACTACTAAAACTGTAGACTACCGGGCTAAACGATTGGAATATAACGTGCGGGAAATCCCCGAATATGTCGTGGTCGATCCCCTAAGCTCGAAAATCACAGTATTTAACTCGATCGAAGGTTTGTATGAGGCGACTGAGTTTTTGGGGGGCGATCGCGTTCAACTTCAAACCTTTCCAGAGCTATCGTTGACGGTCGAGCAAGTGCTAGAAGCTGAATAA
- a CDS encoding diguanylate cyclase domain-containing protein: protein MARILVVEDERVVAWNIQEILQLFDHTVVANVASALEAIQIVGETQPDLVLMDIRLRGAMDGIEAAKAIWDQFKIPVVYLTAHADDQTLKQALVAAPFGYLLKPFNRLELQVTIETALRRHQVERELAIAQYWLKTTLSSIGDATITTDRMGRITFMNSTAEALTGWQIGEVLGQSATQILQFKNGVTDEAIANPLFAAMQTQTRVLLFDNCVLLRRDGSEHLVCASASPIVDEEGSTIGSVLVLQDASHRTEALESRRQEAGQERLMIEMTQQIRRSLDLNDTLNTAVAEIRRLFQTDRVLIYRFDDHYKGTVIAESVGEGWMSLAGQVIVDECVRLDRCIHAYIQGHIQNIPDIQRAALAPCYVELLVQLQVRANLVVPIVQGDQVWGLIAVQHCSAPRQWLRSQVDVLKQLSQHVAIAIQQSEQYQTLQTTNQELQRLAMMDSLTQVANRRYFDAYLQQEWHRLKRDQVAISLLLCDIDYFKNYNDYYGHQAGDICLQQIALAIAQTAKRPADFVARYGGEEFAIVLPNTAIEGAIYMAEQIQQAIAQLAIPHAASGISSYVTISLGICSTIPTLQQTPQRLIAAADQALYRAKTNGRNLYYVTAPSAMEDE, encoded by the coding sequence ATGGCAAGGATTTTAGTCGTTGAAGACGAGCGAGTGGTCGCCTGGAACATTCAGGAAATCTTGCAACTGTTTGACCATACTGTTGTAGCGAATGTCGCTTCCGCTCTAGAAGCCATACAAATCGTTGGTGAAACTCAACCTGACCTCGTATTAATGGACATCCGCTTGCGTGGAGCGATGGATGGAATTGAGGCAGCGAAAGCCATTTGGGATCAATTTAAAATTCCAGTCGTTTATCTCACGGCTCATGCTGATGATCAAACGCTCAAGCAGGCACTCGTGGCTGCCCCCTTTGGTTATTTGTTAAAACCCTTTAATCGGTTGGAATTACAAGTCACGATTGAGACTGCGCTCCGCCGTCATCAAGTTGAGCGGGAGTTGGCGATCGCCCAGTATTGGTTGAAGACAACCCTGAGCAGCATTGGCGATGCAACGATCACAACGGATCGAATGGGGCGTATCACCTTTATGAACTCCACTGCTGAAGCATTGACGGGTTGGCAAATTGGTGAGGTGTTGGGTCAGTCTGCCACACAGATTCTCCAGTTCAAAAACGGTGTCACGGATGAGGCGATCGCCAATCCACTCTTTGCAGCGATGCAAACTCAGACTCGTGTCCTGTTGTTCGACAACTGTGTCCTATTGCGGCGGGATGGCTCAGAACACCTGGTCTGTGCTTCGGCATCTCCCATCGTCGATGAAGAGGGCAGCACGATTGGCAGCGTGTTGGTACTGCAAGATGCCAGTCATCGTACAGAGGCTCTAGAATCTCGGCGACAAGAAGCAGGGCAGGAGCGATTGATGATTGAGATGACCCAACAGATTCGGCGATCGCTCGACCTAAATGACACGCTCAACACGGCAGTTGCAGAAATTCGTCGTCTATTTCAGACCGATCGAGTGCTGATCTATCGCTTTGACGACCACTATAAGGGCACGGTGATTGCAGAGTCCGTTGGCGAGGGGTGGATGTCCCTGGCAGGTCAGGTCATTGTCGATGAGTGCGTCCGCCTGGATCGTTGCATCCATGCCTACATTCAGGGACATATTCAAAATATTCCCGACATTCAAAGAGCAGCCCTTGCCCCCTGTTATGTCGAGCTATTGGTTCAGTTGCAAGTCCGAGCCAATTTGGTCGTGCCGATCGTGCAGGGCGACCAGGTGTGGGGGCTGATTGCAGTGCAACACTGCTCTGCGCCGCGTCAGTGGCTACGTAGCCAAGTTGACGTGCTGAAGCAGTTGTCACAACACGTAGCGATCGCCATTCAACAATCAGAGCAATATCAAACGTTGCAGACAACTAACCAGGAATTGCAACGGTTAGCCATGATGGACAGCCTCACCCAGGTGGCAAATCGTCGCTATTTTGATGCCTATCTACAACAAGAATGGCACCGTCTAAAACGCGATCAGGTAGCGATATCGCTGTTGCTGTGTGATATTGACTACTTCAAGAACTACAACGACTACTACGGTCATCAAGCGGGAGACATTTGCTTACAACAAATTGCCCTGGCGATCGCTCAAACCGCCAAACGTCCGGCAGATTTTGTGGCGCGTTATGGGGGTGAGGAGTTTGCCATCGTTCTACCCAATACAGCCATCGAAGGAGCAATCTACATGGCGGAGCAGATCCAACAGGCGATCGCCCAACTTGCCATTCCTCACGCCGCTTCGGGCATCAGTTCATACGTCACGATTAGCCTCGGCATTTGTAGCACCATTCCCACCCTGCAACAAACGCCTCAGCGTTTGATCGCCGCTGCCGATCAAGCCTTATATCGCGCCAAAACCAATGGGCGCAATCTCTACTACGTCACCGCCCCCTCGGCAATGGAGGATGAGTGA
- a CDS encoding clan AA aspartic protease, producing MMQGFVNQNCEAIIRIAVGSADAPKQMVEALIDTGFTGFLCLPPSTIQSLGLPWIFRDIGTLGDGSEVVFEMYRATVIWDGQIQVVDVAESEAEPLVGMSLLRGFRLQIEAIEGGIVAIELLG from the coding sequence ATGATGCAAGGCTTTGTAAATCAGAATTGTGAAGCCATCATTCGGATTGCTGTTGGCTCTGCCGATGCTCCAAAACAAATGGTTGAAGCGTTGATTGATACAGGATTTACAGGTTTTCTATGTCTTCCGCCATCTACAATTCAATCACTTGGCTTGCCCTGGATATTTCGTGATATTGGGACATTGGGTGATGGTAGCGAAGTTGTTTTTGAAATGTATCGTGCAACTGTCATTTGGGATGGTCAGATTCAAGTTGTAGATGTGGCAGAATCGGAGGCAGAGCCTTTAGTGGGGATGAGCCTGCTACGTGGATTTAGGCTTCAGATTGAAGCAATCGAAGGTGGAATTGTCGCTATCGAACTTTTAGGGTAA
- a CDS encoding chromate transporter, giving the protein MSHEIDNTEVQESPRYETLEPHQKQQRLRELAIGFFRLGAIAFGGPAAHIAMMNDEFVKRRKWFTEEKLLDLLGVTNLIPGPNSTELAIHIGYERAGLWGLAIAGSCFILPAMVIVWIIAALYARYQALPELGWLLYGIKPIIIAVVLQALWKLGKSAAKDLPTILAGLAVIVAFFLGVDEILLLVLAGVAVMLIRTWGRAGSTTTSALMLPIPSLLAQVGGGAGTSPSPNWIQVFLFFLKIGSVLYGSGYVLLAFLQRELVERTQWLTSQQLLDAIAVGQLTPGPVFTTATFVGYLLAGNVGAIAGTIGIFLPAFVLVAIINPWVPKLRQSPWASGFLDGVNAASLGLMAVVTWQLGQAAIIDWWTIGIVVIGAIALFYYKVNSAWLVIAGGVLGLCGQLLNLGSPQ; this is encoded by the coding sequence ATGTCCCACGAAATTGACAATACCGAAGTGCAAGAGTCTCCTCGCTATGAGACGTTGGAACCTCATCAGAAACAACAACGACTCCGAGAACTGGCAATTGGCTTTTTTCGGCTAGGGGCGATCGCGTTTGGTGGTCCGGCTGCCCATATCGCCATGATGAACGATGAGTTTGTCAAACGGCGCAAGTGGTTCACCGAGGAAAAATTGCTGGATCTGCTGGGGGTGACAAACTTAATTCCAGGTCCAAACTCGACCGAGTTAGCGATTCACATCGGTTATGAGCGGGCAGGGCTATGGGGATTGGCGATCGCAGGTTCCTGCTTTATCCTGCCCGCCATGGTGATTGTGTGGATCATCGCTGCCCTCTATGCCCGTTATCAAGCGTTGCCAGAGCTGGGATGGCTCCTCTATGGCATCAAGCCCATCATTATTGCGGTTGTGCTCCAGGCTCTCTGGAAATTAGGTAAATCCGCTGCGAAGGATCTCCCAACTATCCTGGCAGGTCTGGCGGTTATTGTTGCCTTTTTCCTGGGAGTAGACGAAATCTTGCTGCTGGTGTTGGCTGGAGTCGCTGTCATGCTGATTAGAACCTGGGGGCGTGCTGGCAGCACGACCACCTCTGCCCTGATGTTGCCCATTCCCAGTCTGCTGGCTCAGGTAGGGGGTGGGGCTGGCACGTCGCCATCGCCTAACTGGATTCAGGTATTTCTGTTTTTCCTCAAAATTGGGTCGGTGCTCTACGGTAGTGGCTACGTGTTGCTGGCGTTTTTGCAACGAGAACTGGTGGAGCGGACGCAATGGCTCACCTCCCAACAACTCCTGGACGCGATCGCGGTGGGACAGTTGACCCCTGGTCCCGTATTCACGACCGCTACGTTTGTGGGCTATCTATTGGCGGGCAATGTCGGGGCGATCGCAGGCACGATCGGTATTTTTCTCCCAGCATTTGTGCTGGTGGCGATCATCAACCCCTGGGTGCCTAAATTGCGCCAATCTCCTTGGGCAAGCGGCTTTTTAGATGGAGTGAATGCGGCCTCGTTGGGGTTGATGGCGGTTGTCACCTGGCAACTCGGTCAAGCAGCAATCATCGATTGGTGGACGATTGGAATTGTAGTGATAGGGGCGATCGCACTGTTTTATTACAAGGTCAACTCTGCCTGGTTAGTCATTGCGGGGGGTGTATTGGGCTTGTGTGGGCAGTTGTTAAACCTGGGTTCACCGCAGTAG
- a CDS encoding S1 RNA-binding domain-containing protein translates to MKRRFPIGHKFWGEVLRINPFGVFVNLGYPNRNTYLLCGIIDVATRSGCDSFGLPEDISEWPQVGQRVHCKVIAHREHNKQVDLRLVR, encoded by the coding sequence ATAAAGCGTAGGTTTCCAATTGGGCACAAATTTTGGGGTGAAGTTTTAAGGATTAACCCCTTTGGTGTTTTTGTGAATCTAGGTTATCCCAATCGCAATACTTATCTGTTATGTGGAATCATAGACGTTGCTACGCGCTCTGGTTGTGACTCATTTGGTTTACCAGAAGATATTTCTGAATGGCCACAGGTTGGTCAGAGAGTTCATTGCAAGGTAATTGCTCATCGAGAACACAATAAACAGGTAGATTTGCGATTGGTGCGGTAA
- a CDS encoding carbohydrate ABC transporter permease, whose amino-acid sequence MVHGQWSSPVRSNETLIAWAFLAPALILLGIFVLFPIAYLGYLSFTEGSFTRAGVRWIGVRNYWRLLINPDFWQVLGNTLYFTLATLIPSLAIPLGLAVLLDRAFALRGILRTAYFIPSITSLVAVGLGFRWLFQNDGPVNAALGAIALDPIPWLGSTTWAMPVLIVLSIWKQLGFNMVVFLAGLQTIPQNRYEAAELDGANGWQQFWHITLPGLRPTLIFAAVTTAIFTLRSFEQPYVITGGGPLNSTNLLVFYIYDEAFAQFDFGYAAAAATILLAATLVLVYLQLRSQEDSTAP is encoded by the coding sequence ATGGTCCATGGTCAGTGGTCAAGCCCTGTCCGCTCTAACGAAACTCTGATTGCTTGGGCTTTTTTAGCTCCTGCCTTAATTTTGTTAGGCATCTTTGTGCTCTTCCCGATCGCCTATTTGGGTTATCTCAGCTTTACAGAGGGCAGTTTCACCCGTGCGGGCGTTCGCTGGATTGGGGTAAGAAATTATTGGCGATTGCTGATTAATCCTGACTTTTGGCAAGTGCTGGGAAATACGCTTTACTTTACTCTCGCCACATTGATTCCCAGTCTGGCAATTCCGCTGGGGTTAGCCGTGCTGCTGGATCGTGCTTTCGCACTTCGAGGGATATTGCGGACTGCCTACTTTATTCCCTCGATTACATCCCTCGTTGCAGTGGGGTTGGGGTTTCGCTGGCTCTTTCAAAATGATGGACCCGTTAATGCGGCTTTGGGGGCCATTGCCCTTGATCCGATTCCCTGGTTGGGTAGCACGACCTGGGCAATGCCTGTATTAATCGTGCTCAGCATCTGGAAACAATTGGGATTCAACATGGTCGTTTTTCTAGCAGGGCTGCAAACCATTCCGCAAAATCGCTATGAAGCGGCTGAACTGGATGGAGCCAATGGCTGGCAACAGTTTTGGCACATCACGCTACCGGGGTTGCGTCCTACTCTGATTTTTGCGGCTGTTACGACAGCGATCTTTACCCTACGCAGTTTTGAGCAACCCTATGTGATCACAGGCGGAGGACCGTTGAACTCTACTAATCTTTTAGTCTTCTACATCTATGATGAGGCGTTTGCTCAATTTGATTTTGGTTATGCCGCCGCTGCCGCCACAATTTTGTTAGCTGCAACTTTGGTTCTCGTTTATTTACAGTTGCGATCTCAGGAGGACTCGACCGCTCCATAA
- a CDS encoding alkaline phosphatase D family protein — protein sequence MIDSELGGYRMVWIPLSDHPIGEAASHRLSQLPLVLAGPMLRRTEPGAVTVWVALKHACEVTLQVYATQEQGHELDRVLLAGTRETIAIGQHLHIVAVTATPVASNILTPDRLYAYNLRFSPLESAAQEDDLRLDCTLLEALQMPFGSEEPEHSISYFQHRLPTFALPPSDLNHLKIVHGSCRKPHGSGPDALPLLDYLLERNSHDPNTRPHQLFLTGDQIYGDDVGDPWLWLLTDIGDALLGWQEPLPVEKGRVLMAKHCSPGQRSQLVEIKAGFTAGLRNHPEYAKSHLLSFGEYCAAYLLAWSPVLHPARIPDEPPHGLVGRSWRREASAIRKFKQQLWRVRRALANTPTYTVFDDHDISDDWYLNQAWCLRVLGKPLGRRVVQNGLQAYALFQAWGNTPEQFAGGRSGEVLVRAIAHWSASQGRDTVADQTIAALVGLPPTNPYTGLPQFQRDGEALILDRDPRALDWHYTVRGDRHEVVVLDTRTWRGYPADESPKAPPMLLSPTAFKRQLQTPLQEGDTLNQSGNSHVDLTLVVAPTNLVHMRAIDWVQQWDLKQGNVYQNDVGDAWNLHKGAFAALLEVLFQWRDRVVVLSGDIHYGYAIQLNYGSRSSAPTGQPTAIATPQVLAQLTSSAFKNAEWKTQIIHTRIKAIAPEPPQYWIGWQSSQLKHLPNATVAQQIHARWGNSKKAWMAAIHQPANPPDWYYCLTWIKRQPAQSVLRVLPSTVTQRGWLHRCIRVITWLWRNRWLQEGNEVVGLNNLGEVRFHWSEVEPKTVIQDLYWRAPWQPQQVISSRFEVPLTADPDESVAAPHSSSIAEGAVT from the coding sequence ATGATTGACAGCGAGTTGGGAGGATATCGTATGGTGTGGATACCGTTGAGCGATCATCCCATTGGGGAAGCCGCTTCACACCGCCTGAGCCAGTTGCCGCTGGTGTTAGCAGGACCAATGTTGCGGCGCACGGAACCAGGGGCGGTGACAGTTTGGGTCGCACTCAAACACGCCTGTGAGGTGACCTTGCAGGTCTATGCCACTCAGGAGCAGGGACATGAACTCGATCGAGTGCTGCTTGCGGGTACTCGTGAGACGATCGCCATTGGGCAGCATTTGCATATCGTTGCAGTGACTGCCACCCCGGTGGCAAGTAACATCCTGACGCCCGATCGCCTGTATGCCTACAATCTCAGGTTTAGTCCTCTGGAGTCAGCCGCTCAAGAAGATGACCTCCGCTTAGATTGCACTCTGCTAGAGGCACTTCAGATGCCGTTTGGCTCCGAGGAGCCTGAACATTCCATCAGCTACTTTCAACATCGGTTACCAACCTTTGCCCTCCCTCCGTCTGATCTCAACCATCTGAAAATTGTGCATGGCTCCTGTCGCAAACCCCATGGCAGTGGGCCGGATGCCTTACCTCTGCTGGATTACCTGCTGGAGCGCAATAGCCATGACCCCAACACCCGCCCCCATCAGCTTTTTCTCACGGGTGATCAGATCTATGGGGATGATGTGGGTGACCCCTGGTTGTGGCTGTTAACCGATATTGGCGATGCGTTGTTGGGTTGGCAGGAACCGTTGCCCGTTGAGAAGGGACGTGTGCTAATGGCGAAACACTGTTCACCAGGACAGCGTAGCCAATTGGTTGAAATCAAGGCGGGGTTTACGGCTGGGCTGCGAAATCACCCAGAATATGCAAAGAGCCATCTACTGAGCTTTGGGGAATATTGTGCCGCCTATTTGTTAGCGTGGTCGCCAGTATTGCATCCAGCGAGGATTCCCGATGAGCCACCGCATGGTCTAGTGGGGCGATCGTGGCGACGAGAAGCAAGTGCCATCCGAAAATTCAAACAACAGCTCTGGCGAGTGCGTCGGGCATTAGCCAACACGCCTACCTATACGGTGTTTGATGATCATGACATTAGCGATGATTGGTATCTCAATCAAGCCTGGTGTTTGCGCGTGCTGGGTAAACCGTTGGGCAGACGAGTCGTGCAAAACGGGCTACAAGCCTATGCTCTCTTTCAAGCGTGGGGCAACACACCAGAGCAATTTGCTGGGGGGCGATCGGGCGAGGTGTTAGTGCGGGCGATCGCCCACTGGTCAGCCTCTCAAGGACGAGATACTGTGGCGGATCAGACCATCGCCGCACTGGTCGGGTTGCCACCAACCAATCCCTACACCGGGTTGCCCCAGTTTCAACGAGACGGAGAGGCATTAATTCTCGACCGTGACCCTCGTGCCCTCGATTGGCACTACACCGTACGGGGCGATCGCCACGAAGTGGTCGTGTTAGATACGCGAACCTGGCGCGGCTATCCTGCGGATGAATCGCCTAAAGCACCTCCCATGTTGCTGAGTCCGACTGCCTTTAAGCGGCAACTGCAAACTCCACTGCAAGAGGGTGACACGCTGAACCAATCGGGCAATTCTCACGTTGATCTGACGCTGGTCGTTGCACCAACCAATCTCGTTCACATGCGGGCGATCGATTGGGTGCAACAGTGGGATCTCAAGCAAGGAAACGTGTATCAGAACGATGTGGGCGATGCCTGGAACCTGCACAAAGGTGCGTTTGCAGCGTTACTGGAGGTCTTATTTCAGTGGCGCGATCGCGTTGTGGTGCTCTCAGGTGACATCCACTATGGCTATGCCATCCAACTCAACTATGGGTCACGGTCATCTGCTCCCACAGGTCAACCCACGGCAATAGCAACCCCGCAGGTCTTGGCGCAACTCACCTCCAGTGCCTTCAAAAACGCCGAGTGGAAAACGCAAATTATTCACACCAGGATTAAAGCGATCGCCCCGGAACCTCCCCAATATTGGATTGGCTGGCAATCTTCCCAGTTGAAGCACCTGCCCAATGCTACGGTTGCCCAACAAATTCACGCCAGGTGGGGCAACTCCAAAAAAGCCTGGATGGCTGCCATTCATCAGCCTGCCAATCCACCAGACTGGTACTACTGCCTCACCTGGATCAAACGTCAACCCGCTCAATCAGTGCTGCGGGTGCTGCCATCGACCGTGACTCAACGGGGATGGCTGCATCGGTGCATCCGGGTGATCACCTGGTTATGGCGCAACCGTTGGCTTCAGGAGGGCAATGAGGTCGTTGGACTCAACAATTTAGGAGAGGTGCGGTTCCACTGGTCTGAGGTTGAGCCTAAAACCGTGATTCAAGATCTGTATTGGCGTGCCCCCTGGCAACCCCAACAGGTCATTTCCAGTCGATTTGAAGTGCCCCTGACGGCTGACCCAGATGAATCAGTCGCTGCACCTCACTCATCCTCCATTGCCGAGGGGGCGGTGACGTAG
- the purN gene encoding phosphoribosylglycinamide formyltransferase produces the protein MISDVSSVSVEPQTIQNSSSSAVTASLVSPDIAAIAPHFSEPPLRLGVMASGSGSNFEAIAQAIADQELNAQIQVLVYNNPDAKAATRADRWGIPKVLLNHREFESREALDGAIAETMRQYQVDLIVMAGWMRIVTDVLINAFPDRLLNIHPSLLPSFRGARAVEQALAAGVKITGCTVHLVRLEVDSGPIIMQAAVPILPNDTFETLHQRIQVQEHRIFPAAIALLAHHFHKGKSI, from the coding sequence ATGATTTCTGATGTCTCGTCAGTCAGTGTTGAGCCACAGACGATACAAAACAGTTCCTCCAGTGCGGTAACCGCTAGTTTAGTGTCACCCGATATTGCCGCGATCGCCCCTCATTTTTCAGAGCCACCGTTGCGGTTGGGGGTGATGGCATCGGGCAGTGGCAGCAATTTTGAGGCGATCGCTCAAGCGATTGCGGATCAGGAACTGAATGCCCAGATTCAAGTGCTGGTGTATAACAACCCTGATGCAAAGGCAGCGACCCGCGCTGATCGGTGGGGCATTCCGAAGGTGTTACTGAATCATCGCGAATTTGAGAGCCGAGAAGCATTGGATGGGGCGATCGCTGAAACCATGCGGCAATATCAGGTGGATTTGATCGTCATGGCAGGTTGGATGCGGATTGTCACCGATGTGCTGATTAACGCCTTTCCCGATCGCCTGCTGAATATCCACCCCAGTTTGCTCCCCAGTTTTCGAGGGGCGCGCGCAGTCGAACAGGCTCTTGCCGCAGGGGTCAAAATCACAGGCTGCACGGTTCACCTGGTGCGTTTAGAAGTCGATAGCGGACCCATCATCATGCAGGCAGCCGTCCCAATCTTACCGAATGACACCTTTGAAACCCTGCACCAACGCATTCAAGTGCAGGAGCACCGCATCTTTCCAGCGGCGATCGCTCTACTTGCCCATCACTTTCATAAAGGGAAGTCCATTTAA
- a CDS encoding histidine kinase dimerization/phosphoacceptor domain -containing protein: protein MLHDLFVRLHQWGLIPQKVPLRSVLITPFVVQTIAIVGLVSYLSLQSGHQAVANLAGQLTNQLSDRVHAALTTRLEISHQINRLNATAVRLNQIDPQQMTTLEPHLMAQLTEFDTVTSIAFATERGDWRSVDRQQGLRLVAVDADTPNQATIYQSDADGDRLQRLETTSMDDVRQSQWYLKAIETGEPGWSDLFHLENESTLAVNAYYPVLDPKTERPLGVFSVNLNLNQIDLFLKQLLPNRFGEVYIVERNGLMVASSTNRAASSVSPDTDRHPPLNQIRQAVGNLAQIDKQQQFVMQVNEHPPASSGWSNVFHFPHWGDRHYVEITPFQTEWGLDWLIVLTVPETAFAQDIISNAHMTMLLCAGALVGAITLGVTMAECIARPMHHLSDASQAIASGKLNQQIDSKIIVNELRIMAQSFNQMATQVQQAFDQIKIALQESEEKFTKIFRCSPDAISITSFSDGRFLEVNDSFLKNYGYTREEVIGHTSLDLGLWQQGGDRDWFVTQLNQVGRLHNSEFQVRTKLGDVKTVLFSAEIIDLEGETCVLAVRQDISDRKKAADQLRASLQEKEVLLSEIHHRVKNNLQIVSSLLDLQANRTHDSQSREILANSCSRVFSMALVHECLYRSQNFAEINFANYAHELANHLLSTYKTHSDFVSLSVNIDPKIVISLKQAIPCGLMLNELVTNALKYGLSKSQSRQIYITLKQEQEHLLTLVVGHDGDTLPENFTLEGHNTSMGIRLILTLVEQLEGSIDIQRGEQTLFKVTFPIHTALVT from the coding sequence ATGCTGCATGACTTGTTTGTCAGACTTCATCAATGGGGTCTTATTCCCCAAAAAGTGCCATTGCGCTCAGTTCTGATTACCCCATTTGTGGTTCAAACCATTGCAATTGTGGGCTTGGTCAGTTATTTGTCGTTGCAGAGTGGGCATCAGGCTGTTGCCAATCTGGCAGGTCAATTAACTAACCAACTGAGCGATCGCGTCCATGCGGCTCTCACAACTCGGTTAGAAATTTCTCATCAGATTAATCGGCTCAATGCAACGGCAGTTCGCCTGAACCAGATTGATCCCCAGCAGATGACGACGCTGGAGCCACACCTGATGGCTCAGTTAACTGAGTTTGACACCGTAACGAGTATTGCGTTTGCAACGGAGCGGGGCGATTGGCGATCGGTTGACCGCCAGCAGGGGTTACGTTTAGTGGCAGTTGACGCTGACACACCCAATCAAGCCACGATTTATCAATCTGATGCTGATGGCGATCGCCTGCAACGGTTAGAGACAACTTCAATGGATGATGTGCGGCAGAGCCAGTGGTATCTTAAGGCGATTGAGACGGGGGAACCGGGGTGGAGTGACTTATTTCACCTGGAGAATGAGTCCACTTTAGCCGTGAATGCTTACTATCCCGTACTTGACCCCAAGACTGAACGCCCATTGGGTGTGTTTTCGGTCAACCTGAATCTGAACCAAATCGATCTATTTTTGAAGCAACTGTTGCCCAATCGCTTTGGCGAGGTCTATATCGTTGAGCGAAACGGCTTAATGGTGGCAAGTTCAACCAATCGTGCGGCGTCATCGGTCAGTCCTGATACCGATCGCCACCCCCCCTTAAACCAGATTCGGCAGGCCGTTGGCAATCTGGCTCAAATTGACAAGCAACAGCAATTTGTGATGCAGGTTAACGAGCATCCACCTGCATCTTCAGGGTGGAGCAATGTATTCCATTTCCCGCACTGGGGCGATCGCCACTATGTTGAAATCACACCCTTTCAAACCGAATGGGGGTTGGATTGGTTGATTGTGCTGACTGTACCAGAAACGGCATTTGCTCAGGACATTATTTCCAATGCCCACATGACCATGCTGTTATGCGCAGGGGCACTGGTAGGGGCGATTACTCTGGGTGTCACGATGGCAGAGTGTATTGCCCGTCCTATGCATCACTTGAGCGATGCATCCCAAGCGATCGCCAGTGGCAAACTCAACCAACAAATCGACTCCAAAATCATCGTCAATGAACTGCGGATCATGGCGCAGTCGTTTAATCAGATGGCAACTCAGGTCCAGCAGGCGTTTGATCAGATCAAGATTGCCTTACAGGAGTCAGAGGAAAAGTTTACTAAGATCTTTCGGTGTAGCCCTGACGCCATCTCGATTACATCCTTTTCGGATGGAAGGTTTTTAGAAGTTAATGACAGCTTTTTAAAGAACTATGGCTACACACGAGAAGAAGTCATCGGGCACACCTCCCTTGACCTGGGATTATGGCAACAAGGGGGCGATCGCGATTGGTTTGTCACGCAACTCAATCAAGTTGGGCGGTTACACAATTCAGAGTTTCAAGTACGAACAAAATTAGGTGATGTTAAAACTGTTTTGTTTTCAGCAGAGATCATTGATTTAGAAGGAGAAACGTGTGTCTTAGCGGTACGGCAAGATATTAGCGATCGCAAAAAAGCAGCCGATCAACTCCGGGCTTCTTTGCAAGAAAAAGAAGTTCTTCTATCTGAAATTCATCATCGGGTTAAGAACAACCTGCAAATTGTTTCTAGTCTGCTGGACTTACAAGCTAACCGTACCCATGACAGTCAATCGCGAGAAATTTTAGCCAATAGTTGCAGTCGAGTCTTTTCAATGGCATTGGTGCATGAGTGCCTCTATCGCTCTCAAAACTTTGCTGAAATCAACTTTGCAAATTATGCTCACGAACTAGCAAATCACCTACTTTCTACCTACAAAACCCACTCTGATTTTGTTTCCTTGAGTGTTAATATTGATCCCAAAATTGTGATTAGTTTGAAACAGGCAATTCCCTGCGGATTGATGTTAAATGAACTAGTCACGAATGCTCTTAAGTATGGATTATCAAAGAGTCAATCGCGACAGATATATATCACCTTAAAGCAGGAGCAAGAACATCTACTGACACTAGTTGTGGGTCATGATGGTGATACTTTGCCTGAAAACTTTACATTAGAGGGACACAACACCTCTATGGGAATTCGATTAATTCTGACATTAGTCGAGCAACTCGAAGGCTCAATTGATATTCAACGAGGTGAGCAGACCTTGTTTAAGGTGACATTTCCAATCCACACCGCTCTGGTGACATAA